One window of the Desmospora profundinema genome contains the following:
- the yyaC gene encoding spore protease YyaC yields the protein MREPVPSYSSPGRIKFSHPSAEYRCADWLHQVIQLYPHTQDLACICVGTDRSTGDSLGPLVGTQLEKSAPPFLRIYGTLDEPVHAVNLQSTLNKMKRELKNPRVIAVDACLGQLSSVGWIQVGNGPLKPGAGVNKQLPEVGQVHITGIVNVAGFMEYFVLQNTRLSIVMKMAQIISNAVQRVAVHHSQQVL from the coding sequence ATGCGTGAGCCCGTTCCCTCTTATTCCAGCCCGGGCAGAATCAAATTTTCGCATCCCAGCGCGGAATACCGATGTGCCGATTGGTTGCATCAAGTCATCCAATTGTATCCTCATACACAGGATCTGGCTTGCATCTGTGTTGGCACCGACCGTTCCACCGGCGACTCCCTGGGACCGTTGGTAGGAACACAATTAGAAAAATCAGCGCCGCCATTCCTACGGATCTATGGAACACTGGACGAGCCTGTCCATGCCGTTAACCTGCAATCCACGTTGAACAAAATGAAACGGGAATTGAAGAATCCCCGGGTAATTGCCGTCGATGCATGCCTGGGACAGCTCTCCAGCGTGGGCTGGATTCAGGTGGGAAACGGACCTCTGAAACCTGGTGCCGGGGTAAACAAACAACTGCCGGAAGTGGGACAGGTGCATATCACCGGTATCGTCAATGTAGCTGGATTTATGGAATATTTTGTCCTTCAAAACACCCGTCTCAGTATTGTGATGAAAATGGCACAGATCATTTCCAATGCCGTTCAGCGGGTCGCTGTCCACCATTCTCAGCAAGTGCTTTAA
- a CDS encoding DUF4446 family protein has translation MENWRQWLEIYWLEVLSGLLVTQLLVLIWCVVATIRLGRHKQTLKKLIEPVQDQTLKKILASKSVDEEELLGYLYHLDESTRRLKGKVGLVRYNAIGERASDMSFSMAFLDERSDGVVISSLFSHHGQSYIYAKPVENGSSTYRLSKEEEQAIQQAMESSVEMRETAK, from the coding sequence GTGGAAAATTGGCGGCAATGGTTGGAGATATACTGGTTGGAAGTGCTGTCGGGGCTGCTGGTGACGCAATTGTTGGTATTGATCTGGTGCGTTGTGGCAACCATTCGACTGGGACGTCACAAACAAACGCTGAAAAAGTTAATTGAACCGGTACAGGATCAAACCTTAAAAAAGATTTTGGCATCGAAATCGGTGGATGAAGAGGAATTGTTGGGTTATCTGTACCATCTGGATGAGTCCACCCGTCGGTTAAAGGGAAAAGTGGGACTGGTTCGTTATAATGCGATTGGGGAGCGGGCATCGGATATGAGTTTTTCCATGGCGTTCCTGGATGAACGCAGTGATGGTGTCGTCATCAGCAGTTTGTTCAGTCATCATGGTCAATCCTATATCTATGCCAAGCCGGTGGAAAACGGATCATCCACATACCGGTTGTCCAAAGAAGAGGAGCAAGCGATCCAACAGGCGATGGAGTCTTCGGTGGAAATGCGGGAAACAGCGAAATAG